A stretch of the Dyella telluris genome encodes the following:
- a CDS encoding carboxymuconolactone decarboxylase family protein, translating to MSQRLDFYKASPGAIKAMVGLEQRIGQSSLEKPLVELVRLRASQINGCAYCMDTHAADALKAGEDARRLATLSGWRETPFFNERERAALAWTESLTLVSRDHVTDEVWEMVRPHFSDEELADLTLLIVAINGWNRFAISFRKLPA from the coding sequence ATGAGCCAACGTCTTGATTTCTACAAGGCCAGCCCCGGCGCGATTAAGGCCATGGTTGGCCTGGAGCAACGCATCGGGCAAAGCTCTCTCGAAAAGCCCTTGGTCGAGCTGGTGCGCCTTCGCGCATCACAGATCAATGGCTGCGCTTACTGCATGGACACGCACGCCGCTGATGCGCTTAAGGCTGGCGAAGATGCTCGTCGGCTTGCGACGCTTTCGGGTTGGCGAGAAACCCCGTTCTTCAACGAGCGTGAGCGGGCGGCGCTAGCCTGGACTGAGTCGCTTACCCTGGTCAGTCGTGACCACGTGACCGACGAAGTCTGGGAGATGGTGCGCCCCCACTTTTCGGACGAGGAGCTTGCTGACCTGACTCTTCTCATCGTGGCCATTAACGGATGGAATCGTTTTGCGATCTCTTTCCGCAAGCTGCCGGCTTGA
- a CDS encoding antitoxin Xre/MbcA/ParS toxin-binding domain-containing protein codes for MLLQLLGSRDRAARWMCMRQRSLGGRTAYEALAEGDFDLVWDQMLGVPGVD; via the coding sequence ATGCTTCTACAGCTTCTTGGATCAAGAGATCGCGCGGCGCGTTGGATGTGCATGCGACAGCGCTCTTTGGGTGGACGAACCGCGTATGAGGCTTTAGCCGAGGGTGACTTCGATCTCGTCTGGGACCAGATGCTCGGTGTTCCCGGCGTCGACTAG
- a CDS encoding Crp/Fnr family transcriptional regulator, with protein MSHGIRDRRRWPRTIGPVRCEECPFSHSCVGRGGIRSQLSEHCVDGRPSACGAGNYLVSRGDRLTDVFMIRKGVVKSRSITSDGRERINGFHFPGELAGLEAIHSGRHSSDIVALEYSECCRLSFEQVQFLGDRVPAVQRQLLALMSEQLSRSISIMGDLTAEERVAIFLLDIRRRLPASRSHEDGFHLVMSRTDMASYLRLAAETVSRILGRFRERGWVDIAGRNLRSINTQSLERLSRDASVGD; from the coding sequence ATGAGTCACGGGATACGTGACCGGAGGAGGTGGCCACGGACCATAGGGCCAGTACGCTGTGAAGAGTGTCCGTTTTCGCACTCATGTGTGGGGCGCGGCGGCATACGCAGTCAGCTCAGCGAACATTGTGTAGATGGGCGGCCGAGTGCGTGCGGTGCTGGAAACTATCTGGTTTCACGAGGCGATCGCTTAACTGATGTATTCATGATCCGCAAGGGCGTGGTGAAGTCACGGTCAATTACCAGTGACGGACGCGAGAGAATCAATGGCTTTCATTTTCCTGGTGAACTTGCTGGCCTCGAAGCCATTCACTCCGGTCGACACTCGAGCGATATTGTTGCGCTTGAGTATTCGGAGTGCTGTCGTCTTTCATTTGAACAGGTTCAATTTCTCGGTGATCGCGTTCCGGCGGTCCAGCGCCAGTTGCTCGCATTGATGAGCGAGCAACTGAGCAGGTCTATCTCGATAATGGGCGACCTCACGGCAGAAGAGCGTGTTGCGATATTTCTTCTGGATATCAGGCGGCGCCTGCCAGCAAGTCGATCTCATGAAGATGGCTTTCATTTGGTAATGTCCCGTACGGACATGGCGAGCTATCTGCGCCTTGCAGCGGAAACCGTCAGTCGCATCCTGGGGCGCTTTCGAGAGCGAGGGTGGGTTGATATCGCTGGACGGAATTTACGCTCCATCAATACTCAGTCACTGGAGCGATTGAGTCGGGATGCCTCAGTCGGCGATTGA
- a CDS encoding helix-turn-helix domain-containing protein: MAHEAYGSRLGRSFQMDDPPTLVSLTANDHRLAVTELRCEEYDYGFTAPIVREEAFLIGLQLRGLSQHELWVDGKSVPVQPIVAGHSSFFDLTRDPIAYIAEPYHPLFFYLTQAALDEVTTELGIRAGALVCRHGQLVADGVIEALGHALLPALHAAKNSNALFVDHALLALRSHLVQNYIGVRQHVAPLIRGLAPWQERTAKEIMREHLADGIALATVATACGLSVCAFINAFKRSTGMSPHQWLIQRRIELAMDLMRNGESPLSDIALAAGFADQSHFTRAFSARLGVTPGIWRRNIDKR; this comes from the coding sequence ATGGCTCATGAGGCTTACGGAAGTCGATTGGGGCGGTCGTTCCAAATGGACGATCCGCCAACCCTGGTCTCGCTGACTGCCAATGATCACCGACTCGCGGTGACCGAGCTTCGGTGTGAAGAGTACGACTATGGGTTCACCGCACCGATCGTGCGCGAGGAAGCTTTCCTCATCGGCTTACAGTTGCGCGGCCTTTCTCAGCACGAGCTCTGGGTGGACGGGAAATCAGTTCCCGTGCAGCCGATCGTGGCCGGACACTCCAGTTTTTTTGACCTCACTCGCGATCCCATCGCCTACATCGCCGAGCCCTATCACCCACTGTTCTTCTACCTGACCCAGGCGGCGCTGGACGAGGTCACCACGGAGTTAGGTATCAGGGCGGGAGCACTAGTTTGCCGGCATGGCCAGCTAGTAGCCGATGGTGTTATTGAGGCTTTGGGTCACGCGTTGCTACCCGCCTTGCATGCCGCCAAAAACAGCAATGCCCTGTTCGTCGACCATGCGCTACTGGCACTTCGTAGTCACCTGGTACAGAACTACATTGGAGTTCGCCAACACGTCGCGCCCCTGATCCGTGGCCTTGCACCGTGGCAGGAGCGAACAGCCAAGGAAATTATGCGGGAGCATCTAGCCGATGGCATCGCTCTTGCCACCGTTGCTACCGCGTGCGGATTGTCGGTTTGCGCTTTCATCAACGCCTTCAAGCGAAGCACGGGAATGTCGCCGCACCAGTGGCTCATCCAGCGCAGGATCGAGCTCGCGATGGACCTCATGCGTAATGGGGAGAGCCCGCTTTCTGATATCGCGCTGGCGGCCGGGTTCGCAGATCAAAGTCACTTCACCAGGGCGTTTTCGGCCCGACTGGGCGTCACCCCGGGCATTTGGCGTCGCAACATCGACAAGCGCTAA
- a CDS encoding RrF2 family transcriptional regulator produces MAHLGNGVEYGLHCLLWLTGSHAEPASSRDLADLQGISASFVAKLFPRLEKAGLVEATGGVRGGYRLARPADCISVLDVVDAIEGSKPLFECQEIRGRCAVFGGKPPAWSIDGVCGVHAVMLRAEQAMRRELARTTIADLAASTGKKAPDGFTQDIRSWFNARWSARTDTKAPTDSDRTAGRRRRKT; encoded by the coding sequence ATGGCACACCTTGGAAATGGGGTCGAATACGGGCTGCATTGCCTCCTCTGGCTAACCGGCTCGCATGCCGAGCCGGCAAGCAGCCGCGACCTTGCGGACCTTCAAGGGATTTCTGCGTCGTTTGTCGCGAAACTGTTTCCCAGGCTGGAGAAGGCCGGCCTTGTCGAAGCCACCGGTGGCGTACGGGGTGGCTATCGACTCGCGCGTCCGGCTGACTGCATTTCGGTACTCGATGTAGTCGATGCAATCGAAGGTTCCAAACCTTTATTTGAGTGCCAAGAGATTCGAGGCCGCTGTGCCGTGTTCGGCGGCAAGCCACCTGCGTGGTCGATCGACGGCGTTTGCGGTGTACACGCGGTAATGCTTCGCGCCGAACAGGCTATGCGTCGGGAGTTGGCACGAACCACGATTGCTGATCTTGCGGCATCGACAGGCAAGAAGGCCCCCGACGGTTTTACACAGGACATCAGGTCTTGGTTCAACGCGCGCTGGAGCGCTCGCACGGATACGAAGGCGCCTACGGACAGCGATAGGACGGCAGGGCGCCGCCGACGTAAGACGTAA
- a CDS encoding NAD(P)/FAD-dependent oxidoreductase, translating to MKNRILIVGSGFAGMWSALSAARAVDAAGSAGQALEVVVLAPEPRLHVRPRLYEHDLSDVAPSLERLFKIVGVRFVQGHVERIRDADHAVDYIDETGSPAIMPFDRLVLATGSRLHLPPVPGLREHAFNVDQLAGAVRLDSHMRGLVNRPFSAARNTVIVVGGGFTGIETAAEMPARLRSILGPQTAVNVIVIEQADAIGPDLGPGPRPVIEQAFREMGIAMRLGTTVASIDSDGVITSGGEHIPSETVIWTAGVRASGLTDHISSDRDRFGRLHVTPELRVRGSDVVYATGDVAMAATDHLGNVTMMSCQHAMNMGRSAGHNAAAELLNLPSMPYSQPKYVTCLDLGPWGAVYTEGWEREVVLVGPEAKALKQKINTEWIYPPSDDRAGALAAADPARIVVA from the coding sequence ATGAAGAATCGAATTTTGATTGTCGGATCCGGCTTTGCTGGAATGTGGAGTGCTCTCTCGGCGGCGCGTGCTGTCGACGCGGCCGGCAGTGCCGGCCAGGCGCTAGAGGTCGTAGTGCTCGCGCCGGAGCCTCGCTTGCATGTTCGGCCGCGACTCTACGAGCACGACCTTTCGGACGTAGCGCCATCGTTGGAGCGTCTCTTCAAGATTGTCGGCGTCCGCTTCGTTCAAGGGCACGTCGAGCGTATTCGAGATGCAGATCACGCGGTCGACTACATTGATGAGACTGGCTCACCTGCGATCATGCCGTTTGATCGCCTGGTCCTTGCAACTGGAAGCAGACTGCACTTGCCCCCTGTACCAGGCTTGCGGGAGCACGCATTCAATGTCGACCAACTGGCAGGAGCCGTGCGGCTTGACTCCCACATGCGTGGCCTAGTGAATCGACCGTTTTCGGCTGCGCGTAACACAGTTATCGTGGTTGGTGGTGGCTTCACTGGTATCGAGACAGCGGCGGAAATGCCCGCACGTCTCCGCTCGATTCTCGGCCCCCAGACTGCGGTAAACGTGATTGTCATCGAGCAAGCGGACGCCATCGGACCGGATTTAGGGCCTGGGCCGCGTCCCGTCATCGAGCAGGCGTTCCGTGAGATGGGCATTGCCATGCGCTTGGGAACCACGGTGGCGTCCATTGATTCGGATGGCGTCATCACATCGGGCGGGGAGCACATTCCCAGTGAGACGGTCATCTGGACTGCCGGCGTACGTGCAAGTGGGCTTACGGATCACATTTCCTCAGATCGCGATCGCTTCGGCCGGCTCCATGTGACGCCCGAATTGCGAGTACGTGGATCCGATGTCGTCTATGCGACGGGCGATGTTGCAATGGCCGCGACGGACCATCTAGGCAACGTGACCATGATGTCGTGTCAGCATGCGATGAACATGGGGCGCTCTGCCGGCCACAATGCCGCCGCCGAGCTACTGAACCTGCCTTCCATGCCGTATAGCCAGCCAAAGTATGTGACGTGCCTGGACCTTGGCCCATGGGGCGCGGTCTACACGGAAGGCTGGGAGCGCGAGGTGGTACTCGTGGGCCCGGAAGCTAAGGCGCTCAAGCAGAAGATTAATACTGAATGGATCTACCCTCCGAGCGACGATCGGGCCGGAGCCCTTGCAGCGGCCGATCCGGCCCGCATCGTCGTGGCCTGA
- a CDS encoding cupin domain-containing protein, with protein sequence MLLALFWVAPLVGHADGISGLNVGTPHESVQPAFSHPLPNAPGKKMVGLLVTYAPGMTSASHRHGDAFVVGYVLSGEIRSQLEDGSSRVYQAGESWSEPPGAHHVVSENASKTQPASLLAIFVVDENQKDLVTYDKP encoded by the coding sequence ATGCTGCTGGCCCTTTTTTGGGTCGCACCACTCGTTGGCCACGCCGATGGAATCTCCGGACTAAACGTTGGCACGCCACACGAATCGGTCCAGCCGGCCTTTTCGCACCCACTGCCAAATGCCCCGGGGAAGAAGATGGTAGGCCTCCTCGTGACGTACGCACCCGGCATGACATCAGCCTCCCATCGCCACGGCGATGCTTTCGTCGTGGGCTATGTACTAAGCGGAGAGATACGTAGCCAGCTTGAGGATGGCAGCTCTCGTGTGTATCAGGCCGGCGAGAGCTGGAGCGAGCCGCCTGGTGCGCACCACGTGGTCAGCGAGAACGCAAGCAAGACTCAGCCAGCAAGTCTGCTCGCAATTTTTGTGGTGGATGAAAATCAGAAAGACCTGGTGACGTACGACAAGCCTTGA
- the aceE gene encoding pyruvate dehydrogenase (acetyl-transferring), homodimeric type has protein sequence MDNSSEKPSNDIDPSETDEWIESLDAVIQNDGAGRARFLLDRMINSARRTGTLLPLQTVSDYVNTIPARREAHNPGDPAMEWRIRSIIRWNAMAMVVRANRKPGDLGGHISSFASSATLYDVGFNHFFRAPSLDHPGDLIFTQGHSSPGMYARSFLEGRFSAEQLDLFRMEVEGAGQGLSSYPHPWLMPDYWQVATVSMGLGPIQAIYQAHFWRYLEHRGLIAPSDRKVWCFLGDGELDEPESLGAISLAGREKLDNLIFVVNCNLQRLDGPVRGNGKIIQEAEGAFVGAGWNAIKVIWGGRWDALLERDSSGRLRQLMMETVDGDYQTFKALGGAYAREHFFGRYPETAALVADFSDEDIEHLNRGGHDPQKVYAAYHDAFHAVGQPTVVLAKTVKGYGMGEALQAQNPTHNKKKMDDEAIRALRDRLRIPIQDSELPDIPYFHPGQDSPEVRYLKERRQALGGFLPQRRRRADELFQAPDLAVFEQVTKGTGDREISTTMAFVRGLNLLLRDQEIGPRVVPVIADEARTFGMEGLFRQIGIYAPFGQQYQPQDAGQLMYYREDRQGQVLQEGISEAGGMSAWIAAGISYSVSNVAMLPFFFYYAMFGFQRVGDLCWAAADMRARGFLVGGTSGRTTINGEGLQHEDGHSHLMSGSIPNVVSYDPTFSYEVAVIMQDGVRRMLQEQEDVYYYVTVLNENYAHPDMPEGTAEGIRKGMYLFKDAGVSQADEKRVQLLGSGAILREVIAAAQLLEDDFNVRADIWSVPSYSEVRRNGYEVERWNRLHRSQSPRVAYVTELLQNRVGPLIAASDYVRALPEQIRPFLPTGRDYTVLGTDGFGRSDTRANLRAFFEVDRFWIAHAAIDALVANGKMDASDLQLAAERYAIDPEKAEPWRH, from the coding sequence ATGGACAACTCCAGCGAGAAGCCGTCAAACGATATTGATCCTTCAGAAACCGATGAATGGATCGAGTCACTCGACGCGGTTATCCAGAATGACGGTGCGGGCCGAGCGCGCTTTCTGCTCGACAGGATGATCAACTCGGCACGGCGAACAGGGACTCTGTTGCCACTTCAGACGGTGAGCGACTACGTCAATACCATTCCGGCGCGACGCGAAGCGCACAATCCCGGTGATCCTGCCATGGAGTGGCGGATACGTTCCATTATTCGCTGGAACGCGATGGCCATGGTGGTGCGAGCCAATCGGAAGCCTGGCGACTTGGGTGGCCATATCTCAAGCTTTGCCTCCTCCGCAACGCTCTACGACGTTGGGTTCAACCATTTCTTTCGGGCCCCGTCCCTCGATCATCCGGGTGATCTCATCTTCACCCAAGGCCACTCCAGCCCCGGGATGTACGCGCGGTCCTTCCTTGAGGGACGCTTTAGTGCTGAGCAGTTGGATCTCTTCCGCATGGAGGTCGAGGGTGCAGGGCAGGGGCTATCCTCGTACCCCCACCCGTGGCTGATGCCGGACTATTGGCAAGTTGCCACGGTATCGATGGGACTTGGGCCGATACAAGCGATCTATCAAGCACACTTCTGGCGGTACCTGGAGCACCGCGGTTTGATTGCGCCGAGCGATCGAAAAGTGTGGTGTTTCCTTGGCGATGGCGAACTGGATGAACCCGAATCACTGGGCGCAATTTCGCTTGCAGGTCGTGAAAAGCTCGACAATCTGATCTTTGTCGTCAATTGCAATTTGCAGCGACTCGACGGTCCCGTTCGTGGCAACGGCAAGATTATCCAGGAGGCCGAAGGCGCCTTCGTCGGGGCTGGTTGGAACGCCATCAAAGTGATCTGGGGTGGTCGATGGGACGCCCTGCTTGAACGCGATAGTAGCGGTCGACTGCGTCAGCTGATGATGGAAACCGTGGATGGTGACTATCAGACGTTCAAGGCTCTTGGAGGCGCATACGCGCGCGAGCACTTCTTTGGGCGGTACCCCGAGACCGCGGCACTGGTCGCTGATTTTTCGGATGAGGACATAGAGCATCTCAATCGCGGGGGGCATGACCCACAAAAGGTCTATGCGGCCTATCACGATGCCTTTCATGCCGTGGGACAGCCAACGGTTGTCCTTGCAAAGACCGTGAAGGGCTATGGCATGGGTGAGGCCCTGCAGGCACAGAATCCTACCCATAACAAGAAGAAGATGGACGACGAGGCTATCCGCGCATTGCGGGACCGCCTGCGAATTCCTATCCAGGATAGCGAGCTACCCGATATCCCGTATTTCCATCCGGGTCAAGACTCGCCTGAAGTGCGCTACTTGAAGGAAAGGAGGCAGGCACTGGGTGGCTTCCTTCCTCAACGGCGTAGGCGAGCAGACGAACTGTTCCAAGCGCCTGATCTGGCGGTGTTCGAGCAAGTCACAAAGGGTACTGGGGACCGAGAGATCTCTACTACGATGGCCTTTGTGCGCGGCCTGAATCTACTGCTTCGCGACCAGGAAATCGGTCCTCGGGTCGTACCGGTGATAGCCGATGAAGCGCGTACTTTTGGGATGGAGGGCTTGTTCCGCCAGATAGGCATCTATGCGCCTTTCGGCCAGCAGTATCAGCCACAGGACGCTGGTCAACTCATGTATTACCGTGAGGACCGGCAAGGGCAAGTCCTGCAGGAGGGAATATCCGAAGCGGGTGGCATGTCCGCCTGGATTGCTGCGGGTATCAGCTACAGCGTCAGCAACGTTGCGATGCTTCCATTCTTCTTCTACTACGCCATGTTCGGGTTCCAGCGCGTGGGGGATCTTTGTTGGGCGGCGGCGGACATGCGGGCTCGCGGTTTTCTTGTCGGTGGCACCTCCGGTCGAACAACCATTAATGGCGAAGGTCTACAGCATGAGGATGGGCATTCCCATCTCATGTCGGGATCTATTCCCAATGTGGTTTCCTATGATCCGACGTTCTCTTATGAGGTAGCGGTGATCATGCAAGACGGCGTCCGCCGAATGCTGCAAGAGCAGGAGGACGTCTATTACTACGTCACGGTACTTAATGAGAACTACGCGCACCCTGATATGCCAGAAGGGACTGCCGAAGGCATTCGCAAAGGCATGTACCTCTTCAAGGATGCCGGCGTGTCGCAAGCCGACGAGAAGCGAGTTCAGCTCCTGGGTTCGGGCGCCATACTCCGCGAGGTCATTGCAGCCGCGCAACTTCTTGAGGATGACTTCAACGTACGTGCCGATATCTGGTCGGTTCCGAGTTACAGCGAGGTTAGGCGTAACGGTTACGAGGTTGAGCGCTGGAATCGCCTCCACCGGAGCCAGTCGCCGAGAGTGGCGTATGTCACGGAGCTTCTGCAGAACAGAGTCGGCCCACTTATCGCGGCGTCCGATTACGTACGCGCGTTGCCTGAGCAAATTCGACCATTTCTTCCGACGGGCAGGGACTACACCGTGCTTGGCACAGATGGATTTGGCCGAAGCGACACTCGAGCAAACCTGCGAGCCTTCTTTGAAGTGGATAGGTTTTGGATAGCTCATGCCGCCATTGATGCGCTTGTCGCCAACGGAAAAATGGATGCCAGCGACTTGCAACTAGCCGCCGAGCGATATGCAATCGATCCTGAAAAGGCGGAGCCGTGGCGGCACTGA
- a CDS encoding efflux transporter outer membrane subunit, whose product MFKYKPLVAMVLVVPLLACVNSRGLHPQLTPTQPSDLGLARQLDELHAAPGPWPAQDWWTGLGDPQLDDLIHRALVTNPDIALAEARLREAQARVQEANAARGPDISTTAQAAGMYLPTTLPPPVGVGHYVLEKHVDAGLHWDLDLWGGRRAAWQAELGRVQVASAERQATRIALSVNVTRLYAQLGHAFVTRDIAGIELERAQQSQTLTRQRVEAGIDSNTQLRQIDAEVASDRERVTAADRDIVAKRLALGALIGEGPDHSLEMVRPRKIAPLDVAIPASLTLEIISHRADLTAARWSVEASRQGIEESRASFMPNVSLGVLAGFVSVGGSNVLQLPARFYQVAPSISLPIYDGGRRRAELSGRNAQYDAAVAQYDATLVRSISEVADQLSALRSLGSQADDQQQAYLAASDAWQLAEQRYRSGVGSFLETLVVRQQLLVAERHRADLRFEEVDSSILLIQALGGGYRPVSDAAPPTATADLREHP is encoded by the coding sequence ATGTTCAAGTACAAGCCCCTTGTCGCAATGGTGTTGGTTGTCCCTCTGCTTGCCTGTGTCAACAGTCGTGGACTTCATCCGCAGCTGACCCCTACGCAACCATCCGACCTTGGCCTCGCGCGGCAACTTGACGAACTGCACGCCGCGCCTGGCCCTTGGCCAGCACAGGATTGGTGGACTGGCTTGGGCGATCCCCAGCTTGATGACCTAATCCATCGAGCGCTGGTGACTAATCCGGATATCGCGCTCGCCGAGGCGCGCCTGCGAGAAGCGCAGGCCCGGGTTCAGGAAGCCAATGCCGCGCGCGGTCCGGATATCTCGACGACCGCGCAAGCAGCAGGCATGTACCTTCCGACGACCCTGCCACCACCGGTCGGGGTGGGTCACTACGTATTGGAAAAACATGTGGACGCCGGCCTCCACTGGGACCTTGATCTGTGGGGCGGCCGGCGAGCTGCGTGGCAAGCCGAACTCGGACGAGTGCAAGTGGCGTCAGCGGAGCGGCAAGCGACACGAATCGCCCTTTCAGTCAACGTGACGCGCCTCTACGCTCAGCTCGGGCACGCGTTCGTTACACGCGACATCGCAGGGATCGAGCTTGAACGCGCGCAACAAAGCCAGACTCTGACGCGGCAGCGTGTTGAGGCCGGCATCGACAGCAATACGCAGTTGCGCCAGATTGACGCCGAAGTAGCTAGCGATCGGGAGCGGGTGACAGCGGCTGACCGGGATATTGTCGCCAAACGGTTGGCATTGGGCGCGTTGATCGGCGAGGGACCAGATCATAGTCTGGAAATGGTGCGTCCTCGAAAGATAGCTCCCCTTGATGTTGCCATTCCGGCCTCCCTCACACTCGAGATCATCAGCCACCGGGCGGATCTTACAGCGGCCCGCTGGAGCGTTGAGGCGTCGCGTCAAGGTATCGAAGAGAGTCGCGCTTCATTCATGCCCAACGTGAGCCTCGGCGTTCTCGCTGGCTTTGTGAGCGTGGGCGGTAGCAACGTGCTGCAACTACCCGCAAGGTTCTACCAGGTTGCCCCTTCCATCAGCCTGCCGATCTACGATGGCGGGCGTCGGCGTGCGGAGCTTTCGGGCCGAAACGCGCAGTACGATGCAGCGGTCGCGCAGTACGACGCCACCCTAGTCCGCTCAATCAGCGAGGTGGCAGATCAGCTGTCCGCCCTACGGTCCCTTGGGAGCCAGGCCGATGACCAGCAACAGGCTTATCTAGCGGCTAGTGACGCTTGGCAACTTGCGGAACAACGCTATCGATCTGGTGTCGGTAGCTTTCTCGAAACCCTTGTGGTCCGTCAGCAACTTCTGGTTGCCGAACGGCATCGTGCTGACCTTCGTTTTGAAGAAGTGGACAGTTCAATCCTTCTTATCCAGGCTCTGGGCGGTGGGTATCGACCCGTGTCCGACGCAGCGCCACCGACCGCCACCGCGGACCTTCGAGAACACCCATGA
- a CDS encoding efflux RND transporter periplasmic adaptor subunit, which translates to MSSKAESLDAPGASTPTSPRRRWLLRTLALTLMIGAISVVVWYLMFGRWSEGTDDAYVGGNVVQITSQVSGTVMLIGADDGDLVHKGDILVRLDKSELDVALDRAKADLASTVRRVRGLYTSASGAASEVALSNVALDRAKKDYERRRDLARSGAISSEELAHALDGLLSAQSAQTNAAQRYNTSQVLVDDTVVSSHPDVLASVARLRAAYLDDVRTDILAPVTGYVAKRSVQLGQRAQPGYALMAVVPLREVWVDANFKETQLLHMRIGQPVAVEADVYGGDVRYKAVIESLGVGTGSAFSLLPAQNATGNWIKIVQRIPVRLRFTEPAELDAHPLRIGMSTVVDVNLHDQSGPLLPPQSPKLPILATDVYAHQLADAQALIDRIVHANNPTAFATAGKR; encoded by the coding sequence ATGAGCAGCAAAGCAGAATCCCTGGACGCCCCCGGCGCGTCGACACCAACTTCGCCACGCCGCCGCTGGCTTTTGCGCACGTTGGCATTGACCTTGATGATCGGCGCAATCAGCGTGGTTGTCTGGTACCTGATGTTCGGTCGATGGTCCGAGGGCACAGACGATGCCTACGTGGGCGGCAATGTTGTCCAGATAACATCGCAAGTCAGCGGCACCGTAATGCTGATCGGGGCGGATGACGGCGATCTTGTGCATAAGGGTGACATACTCGTCCGACTGGATAAATCTGAGCTTGACGTCGCGCTTGACAGGGCAAAGGCCGATCTGGCGAGCACGGTGCGTCGCGTACGCGGCCTGTATACAAGCGCCTCAGGTGCGGCCTCCGAAGTTGCACTAAGCAACGTCGCACTTGATCGGGCCAAGAAGGATTACGAACGTCGGCGCGATCTTGCCCGATCAGGCGCCATCTCGAGTGAGGAGCTTGCTCATGCGCTCGACGGACTACTGTCGGCGCAGAGCGCCCAGACCAATGCAGCCCAGCGCTATAACACGAGCCAGGTGCTCGTGGACGACACCGTCGTTTCCTCCCATCCAGATGTGCTGGCCTCAGTCGCTCGTCTTCGGGCGGCCTATCTGGATGACGTCCGTACAGACATTCTCGCACCGGTGACCGGCTACGTGGCCAAACGTAGTGTGCAGCTCGGGCAGCGTGCGCAGCCGGGCTACGCCTTGATGGCCGTCGTCCCGCTCCGGGAAGTATGGGTAGACGCAAACTTCAAGGAAACGCAGCTACTCCACATGCGCATCGGGCAGCCGGTTGCGGTTGAGGCGGATGTATATGGTGGTGACGTGCGATACAAGGCCGTGATTGAAAGCCTGGGGGTCGGCACGGGAAGCGCGTTCTCGCTCCTTCCTGCCCAGAATGCTACGGGCAACTGGATCAAGATTGTGCAGCGCATTCCGGTTCGATTGCGCTTCACTGAGCCTGCGGAGCTAGATGCGCATCCGTTGCGGATTGGTATGTCGACTGTAGTTGACGTCAACCTTCATGACCAATCAGGCCCATTGCTCCCTCCGCAGAGCCCGAAGTTGCCAATCCTTGCAACGGATGTCTATGCGCACCAACTAGCGGACGCCCAAGCTCTGATTGATCGCATCGTGCATGCCAACAACCCCACTGCCTTTGCCACGGCTGGCAAGCGTTGA